One genomic region from Cetobacterium somerae encodes:
- a CDS encoding bifunctional metallophosphatase/5'-nucleotidase, which translates to MIFDNTNYDLTFVHLNDIHGRVNGENNSISFPKLFTFLESLRNNKKNGKVFLIDSGDTLHGTPFANFSKGESIITLFNALKFDYVTIGNHDFNYGFNHLKSLINLQTYKTLALNLIDKNNNTNILPYDIVTFNKFNICFFGLLTPETYYKTNSKNIINLEFINPEESVKNLLNNLENKNIDLFVGITHLGCDKSTKTINQSFNLANAFPKIDIIFDGHSHTEIKEKCIVNNTLISQTGSYNKNIAIIQLKLNDKKSKWKYKLMNSNDLDNYENNLYIENIITNIQNTQNSISKTTIAYSKFTLIGDRESVRCKETNLTQLITDAILWKTNSDAVLINGGSIRESISQGYITIEDIFKSIPFNNHIVTKKIKGSNLKEALENGLKAFPEPLGAMAQVSGMRVVFNPNNPPYKRVSEIYIKNNPIILDNYYNIAVTDFMSSGGEEYTSLIQGENINYYSSVEDIVIDYLKNIKIEISPQIDSRLIHKIY; encoded by the coding sequence ATGATTTTTGATAATACCAATTATGATTTAACTTTTGTACATCTTAACGATATTCATGGAAGGGTTAATGGTGAAAATAACAGCATTAGTTTTCCTAAACTATTTACTTTTTTAGAATCTTTACGTAATAATAAAAAAAATGGTAAAGTTTTCTTAATTGATTCTGGAGATACACTTCATGGTACTCCTTTCGCAAATTTTTCTAAAGGTGAATCTATTATTACTCTTTTTAATGCTCTTAAATTTGACTATGTAACTATAGGTAATCATGATTTCAACTATGGATTTAATCACTTAAAATCACTTATAAATTTACAGACCTATAAAACATTAGCTTTAAATTTAATTGATAAAAATAATAATACTAATATTCTTCCATATGATATTGTCACTTTTAATAAATTTAATATATGTTTTTTTGGACTTCTGACCCCTGAAACTTATTATAAAACAAATTCAAAAAATATAATAAATTTAGAATTTATAAATCCTGAAGAGTCTGTCAAAAATCTTTTAAATAATTTAGAAAATAAAAATATTGATTTATTTGTAGGAATAACTCATCTTGGATGTGATAAAAGCACCAAAACTATTAATCAAAGTTTTAATTTAGCGAATGCCTTCCCTAAAATCGATATAATTTTTGATGGGCATAGCCATACTGAAATAAAAGAAAAATGTATAGTTAATAATACATTAATAAGTCAAACTGGAAGTTACAATAAGAATATTGCTATTATTCAATTAAAATTAAATGATAAAAAAAGTAAGTGGAAATATAAATTAATGAATTCAAATGACTTAGATAATTATGAAAATAATCTTTATATTGAAAATATAATTACAAATATACAAAACACACAAAACTCTATCAGTAAAACAACTATAGCTTATTCAAAATTTACATTAATTGGTGATCGTGAATCTGTTAGATGTAAAGAAACAAATTTAACACAACTTATAACTGATGCTATTCTCTGGAAAACAAATTCTGATGCTGTGCTTATTAATGGAGGTAGTATTAGAGAATCGATTTCTCAAGGATATATAACAATTGAAGATATTTTTAAATCAATTCCTTTTAATAATCATATTGTTACAAAAAAAATAAAAGGAAGTAATTTAAAAGAAGCTCTTGAGAATGGTTTAAAAGCCTTTCCTGAACCTTTAGGTGCAATGGCTCAAGTTTCTGGCATGCGAGTCGTTTTTAACCCAAATAATCCACCATATAAAAGAGTTAGTGAGATTTATATAAAAAATAATCCTATCATTTTAGATAATTACTATAATATTGCTGTAACAGATTTTATGTCATCAGGCGGGGAAGAATATACCTCTTTAATTCAAGGAGAAAATATTAATTACTACTCTAGCGTTGAAGATATTGTTATTGATTATTTAAAAAATATTAAAATTGAAATAAGTCCTCAAATTGATTCTAGATTAATTCATAAAATTTATTAA
- a CDS encoding NUDIX hydrolase yields MLLKLEKEIIEFCPYNEQEKLDKNILLKLLKSEKNIFSRENKICHFTASSWIVNEEKTKVLMIYHNIYNSWSWTGGHADNEMNLLKVALTEAKEETGLENIKVLLEDIFSIEILTVDGHMKNGEYVSSHLHLNITYLLEANEHDMLSIKEDENSDVCWINIEESEKISNEEKMKIIYKKLNEKLKKYLRS; encoded by the coding sequence ATGTTATTAAAATTAGAAAAAGAGATTATTGAATTTTGCCCATATAATGAACAAGAAAAATTGGATAAAAATATTTTATTAAAATTGTTAAAAAGTGAGAAAAATATTTTTTCGAGAGAAAATAAAATATGCCATTTTACAGCTTCATCATGGATTGTAAATGAAGAAAAAACAAAAGTTTTAATGATTTATCATAATATATATAATTCGTGGTCTTGGACAGGTGGTCATGCTGATAATGAAATGAATCTTTTGAAAGTTGCTTTAACGGAGGCTAAAGAAGAGACTGGGTTAGAAAATATTAAAGTTTTGCTAGAAGATATTTTTTCTATAGAAATACTAACAGTAGATGGACATATGAAAAATGGAGAGTATGTATCATCTCATTTACACTTAAATATTACTTATTTATTAGAGGCAAATGAACACGATATGCTATCGATTAAAGAAGATGAAAATAGTGATGTATGTTGGATAAATATAGAAGAAAGTGAAAAAATTTCAAACGAAGAAAAAATGAAAATTATTTATAAAAAATTGAATGAAAAATTAAAAAAATATCTTCGGTCATGA